The Methylobacterium sp. PvR107 genome contains a region encoding:
- a CDS encoding DUF1206 domain-containing protein, translating to MRPLPGGRNTIERIARLGYGARGAVYIVVGALALLASVGQGGRAGDSKDALRAVLAGPFGALVVGLIALGLLSFAFWRLVEGVTDADRRGTSAKGLAVRGAHLISAGLYLGLAASAASLSLGLGMSGGDGMHDWTAWLLAKPFGRWLVALGGLAVVGGGFGFLGKAWRGDVTDRLALDARARERWAGPIGRFGYAARGLAFLIIGGFLVAAAWHQRSSDAKGLTDAFALLRAQPYGWILLGLVAAGHAAFGAFGLIQARYRHIDAPDIDRVDDAAGAAVRALT from the coding sequence ATGAGGCCGCTTCCCGGTGGCCGCAACACGATCGAGCGCATCGCCCGCCTCGGCTACGGCGCGCGCGGCGCGGTCTATATCGTGGTGGGCGCCCTGGCGCTGCTCGCGTCCGTCGGGCAGGGCGGGCGGGCCGGCGACAGCAAGGATGCGTTGCGCGCCGTGCTGGCCGGACCGTTCGGTGCGCTGGTGGTCGGCCTGATCGCGTTGGGGCTCCTCAGCTTCGCGTTCTGGCGCCTGGTCGAGGGCGTCACCGATGCGGACCGGCGCGGCACCTCGGCCAAAGGCCTCGCGGTCCGCGGGGCGCACCTGATCAGTGCCGGGCTCTATCTGGGACTCGCCGCCAGTGCGGCCTCGCTCAGCCTCGGCCTCGGGATGAGCGGCGGCGACGGCATGCACGATTGGACCGCTTGGCTCCTGGCTAAGCCCTTCGGACGCTGGCTCGTGGCCCTCGGCGGCCTTGCGGTGGTCGGCGGCGGATTCGGCTTCCTGGGCAAGGCGTGGCGGGGAGATGTCACCGACCGGCTCGCCCTCGATGCCCGCGCGCGCGAGCGCTGGGCCGGGCCGATCGGCCGTTTCGGCTACGCGGCGCGGGGCTTGGCCTTCCTGATCATCGGGGGCTTTCTCGTGGCGGCGGCTTGGCATCAGCGTTCCTCGGACGCCAAGGGGTTGACCGACGCCTTCGCGCTGCTGCGCGCCCAGCCTTACGGCTGGATCCTGCTCGGGCTCGTCGCGGCGGGCCACGCGGCGTTCGGAGCCTTCGGGTTGATCCAGGCGCGCTACCGGCACATCGACGCCCCGGACATCGACAGGGTGGACGATGCGGCGGGTGCCGCGGTCCGTGCGCTGACCTGA
- a CDS encoding NAD-dependent epimerase/dehydratase family protein, translating into MTGLIALTGATGFIGRHLLADLTARGYRVRVLLRRPTALPEGAASAVVGDLTRPINMAAALSGVDAVVHSAGLAHAMSGAPEDDYRTLNTEATRKLAEAAARAKVRRFVFLSSIRAQVGASAPGVVGEGDPATPTDAYGRSKLEAERALAEAGLDWVALRPVLVYGAGVKGNMAALLRLARSPYPLPLGGLVARRSLISLDSLSGAVATVLRAPQPLNRALVAADPDPLSLPEMIAALRAGLGRSAGLVPVPAGFLKLACQMTGREAQFARIAEGLVARADGLAALGWHPASATRDGLAQLARAGG; encoded by the coding sequence TTGACCGGACTCATCGCGCTCACCGGGGCAACCGGGTTCATCGGCCGCCATCTGCTCGCCGATCTCACGGCCCGCGGCTACCGGGTCCGGGTCCTGCTGCGCCGGCCGACGGCCCTGCCCGAGGGTGCCGCGAGCGCGGTGGTCGGCGACCTGACGCGCCCGATCAACATGGCGGCAGCGCTCAGCGGCGTCGACGCGGTGGTGCACTCGGCCGGCCTCGCGCACGCCATGTCGGGTGCCCCCGAGGACGATTACCGCACGCTCAACACCGAGGCGACGCGCAAGCTCGCCGAGGCGGCGGCCCGCGCCAAGGTGCGCCGGTTCGTGTTCCTGTCCTCGATCCGCGCCCAGGTCGGGGCGAGCGCGCCGGGCGTGGTCGGGGAGGGCGATCCCGCGACGCCCACCGACGCCTATGGCCGCTCCAAGCTCGAGGCCGAGCGGGCGCTCGCCGAGGCCGGGCTCGATTGGGTCGCGCTCCGCCCGGTCCTCGTCTACGGCGCGGGCGTGAAGGGCAACATGGCCGCGCTCCTGCGGTTGGCGCGCAGCCCCTATCCCTTGCCGCTCGGCGGTCTCGTGGCGCGGCGCTCGCTGATCTCCCTGGACAGCCTGTCGGGTGCCGTGGCGACGGTCCTGCGGGCACCGCAGCCTCTGAACCGAGCCCTCGTCGCGGCCGACCCGGATCCGCTCAGCCTGCCTGAAATGATCGCGGCGCTCCGCGCGGGCCTGGGCCGCAGCGCGGGACTCGTCCCGGTCCCGGCCGGCTTCCTCAAGCTGGCCTGCCAGATGACGGGGCGGGAGGCGCAGTTCGCCCGCATCGCCGAAGGACTGGTGGCCCGTGCCGACGGCCTCGCGGCGCTCGGCTGGCATCCGGCCAGCGCGACCCGGGACGGGCTGGCGCAGCTCGCGCGGGCGGGCGGTTGA
- a CDS encoding glycosyl transferase, which translates to MPSALPTLLLLAVPLAAALSAGLILRLFPLLQRYALARPNARSSHTVPTPQGGGIAVVTALVTISGLFIAAPEIGGRPDWIWLAGSTLALAVLGAVDDIHPLPAAFRLAVQAATVGLLVWHLDGRLLPAAPLWLERGLTLLAGLWFVNLTNFMDGLDWMTVAEAVPIAGALLLLGLAGPLPPLPALVAASLLGALLGFAPFNRPVARLFLGDVGSLPIGLVTAWLLWQLAVAGGLAAALLLPLTYLADASLTLLARAARGERVWEAHRGHYYQRATVNGLRVPGIVARVFGVNLALAALAAATLLWPSWPVTLGALAAGLVLVAGLLRRFARAPAPAPAEGAVQP; encoded by the coding sequence ATGCCGTCCGCGCTGCCCACGCTCCTGCTTCTCGCCGTCCCGCTCGCCGCCGCCCTCTCGGCCGGGCTGATCCTGCGCCTGTTCCCGCTCCTGCAGCGCTACGCCCTGGCGCGGCCGAATGCCCGTTCGAGCCACACGGTGCCGACACCGCAGGGCGGCGGGATCGCGGTCGTCACGGCTCTGGTCACGATCTCGGGCCTCTTCATCGCGGCCCCCGAGATCGGCGGCCGGCCGGACTGGATCTGGCTCGCCGGCAGCACGCTCGCGCTGGCGGTCCTGGGTGCGGTCGACGACATCCACCCGCTGCCGGCCGCGTTCCGGCTCGCCGTGCAGGCGGCGACGGTCGGCCTGCTGGTCTGGCATCTCGACGGGCGGCTGCTGCCCGCGGCTCCCCTCTGGCTCGAGCGCGGCCTGACGCTCCTCGCGGGCCTGTGGTTCGTGAATCTCACGAACTTCATGGACGGGCTCGACTGGATGACGGTGGCCGAGGCCGTCCCGATCGCCGGGGCCCTCCTGCTGCTCGGCCTCGCCGGGCCCCTGCCGCCGTTGCCCGCCCTGGTAGCGGCCAGCCTGCTCGGGGCATTACTGGGCTTCGCGCCGTTCAACCGGCCGGTCGCGAGACTCTTCCTCGGCGATGTCGGGTCGCTGCCGATCGGGCTCGTCACCGCCTGGCTGCTCTGGCAGCTGGCCGTGGCGGGCGGCCTCGCGGCCGCCTTGCTGCTGCCGCTCACCTACCTGGCCGATGCCAGCCTGACGCTGCTGGCCCGGGCCGCCCGGGGCGAGCGGGTCTGGGAGGCGCATCGCGGACACTACTACCAGCGGGCCACCGTGAACGGCCTGCGCGTTCCGGGCATCGTGGCGCGCGTCTTCGGCGTCAACCTCGCCCTGGCGGCGCTCGCCGCCGCGACCTTGCTTTGGCCGTCCTGGCCGGTCACCCTCGGGGCGCTCGCGGCCGGGCTCGTCCTGGTCGCGGGCCTGCTCCGCCGCTTCGCCCGCGCCCCGGCGCCGGCCCCAGCCGAAGGTGCCGTTCAGCCTTGA
- a CDS encoding SDR family NAD(P)-dependent oxidoreductase, producing the protein MQQRFYKTAVMVAHDLAATAAAVVLTFLFRFQGGMLAERLQALPLLLPPFLIVAGLVYGRFRLYRTKWRFASLQDLAGIVRAASVLALALLVTDWVLVSSDLYGFYFFGKIAILLYWVLQIFFLGGARLAFRYLKDTRSRLSSARAATVPTLLLGRGADIDVLIRAIEAGSVKKLAPRGILSPRADERGQFMRGVPVLGGFPDLERVVADLAARGEPVRRLVAAPSALAPEAAPDDLLVRARRLGLPLARVAGLGEGAQGPQLAPLEIEDLLLRPTVAIDRQRLEAFLTGRVVVTGGGGSIGSEICLRAVAFGAAAVLVLDSSEPALHGILSHPAILAAQAEVTGVLADIRDRERTFQVITAFRPDYVLHAAALKQVPYLERDWQEGIKTNVFGSINVAEAAVAAGARALVMISTDKAIEPVSQLGVTKRFAEMVAQALDAEQSVRPEHPTRLIAVRFGNVLGSAGSVVPVFKAQIARGGPVTVTHPEMVRYFMTVREACDLVLTAASHADGEARAAADSARAAVYVLKMGQPVRIADLAERMIRLAGFEPGAEIEIAYTGARPGERLNEILFAREEPRVTLPGIDGVMAARPVFADRARLEAWVAQLRGAVAAGDRAAAEAVFEAAVPHFRDRNAPRAGRVPATGDGIPEAAPFAGATPAIG; encoded by the coding sequence ATGCAGCAGCGTTTCTACAAGACCGCGGTGATGGTGGCCCACGACCTCGCGGCGACCGCAGCCGCCGTGGTGCTCACCTTCCTGTTCCGCTTCCAGGGCGGCATGCTCGCCGAGCGCCTGCAGGCCCTGCCCCTTCTGCTGCCGCCGTTCCTGATCGTCGCAGGCCTCGTCTACGGCCGCTTCCGGCTCTACCGGACCAAGTGGCGCTTCGCGTCCCTGCAGGATCTCGCCGGGATCGTGCGCGCGGCCAGCGTGCTGGCCCTAGCGCTGCTGGTGACCGACTGGGTGCTGGTCTCGTCGGACCTCTACGGATTCTACTTCTTCGGCAAGATCGCGATCCTGCTCTATTGGGTGCTGCAGATCTTCTTCCTGGGCGGCGCGCGGCTCGCGTTCCGCTACCTCAAGGACACACGGTCCCGGCTTTCGAGCGCCCGGGCCGCCACGGTCCCGACGCTGCTCCTCGGGCGCGGGGCCGATATCGACGTGCTGATCCGCGCGATCGAGGCCGGTTCGGTGAAGAAGCTGGCGCCGCGGGGCATCCTCTCGCCCCGGGCGGACGAGCGCGGTCAGTTCATGCGCGGCGTGCCGGTCCTCGGCGGCTTCCCGGATCTCGAGCGGGTGGTGGCCGATCTCGCCGCCCGCGGCGAGCCGGTGCGGCGGTTGGTGGCCGCCCCGAGCGCCCTCGCCCCGGAGGCTGCGCCCGACGACCTCCTCGTCCGGGCCCGCCGCCTCGGCCTGCCGCTCGCCCGCGTGGCCGGCCTCGGCGAAGGCGCGCAGGGGCCGCAGCTGGCGCCGCTCGAGATCGAGGATCTGCTGCTGCGGCCGACCGTGGCCATCGACCGGCAGCGCCTCGAGGCATTCCTCACCGGCCGGGTGGTGGTCACGGGGGGCGGCGGCTCGATCGGCTCCGAGATCTGCCTGCGGGCCGTGGCCTTCGGGGCCGCCGCGGTGCTGGTTCTCGACTCGTCCGAGCCGGCACTCCACGGCATCCTCAGCCACCCCGCGATCCTGGCCGCGCAGGCCGAGGTGACCGGTGTCCTCGCCGACATCCGCGACCGCGAGCGGACGTTTCAGGTCATCACGGCGTTCCGGCCGGATTACGTGCTCCACGCCGCCGCCCTGAAGCAGGTGCCCTATCTGGAGCGGGACTGGCAGGAGGGGATCAAGACCAACGTGTTCGGCTCGATCAACGTCGCCGAGGCCGCGGTCGCGGCGGGCGCCCGGGCCCTGGTGATGATCTCCACCGACAAGGCGATCGAACCTGTCTCGCAGCTCGGCGTCACCAAGCGCTTCGCCGAGATGGTCGCCCAGGCCCTCGACGCCGAGCAATCCGTCCGGCCGGAGCACCCCACCCGACTGATCGCCGTGCGGTTCGGCAACGTCCTCGGCTCCGCCGGCTCGGTGGTGCCGGTGTTCAAGGCGCAGATCGCCCGCGGCGGTCCGGTCACCGTCACCCATCCGGAGATGGTCCGCTACTTCATGACCGTGCGCGAGGCCTGCGACCTCGTGCTCACGGCCGCCTCTCACGCCGACGGCGAGGCGCGCGCCGCTGCGGATTCGGCGCGCGCCGCGGTCTACGTGCTCAAGATGGGGCAGCCGGTGCGGATCGCGGATCTGGCCGAGCGCATGATCCGGCTCGCCGGATTCGAGCCCGGCGCAGAGATCGAGATCGCCTATACCGGGGCGCGGCCGGGCGAGCGGCTCAACGAGATCCTGTTCGCCCGCGAGGAGCCGCGCGTCACGCTGCCGGGGATCGACGGGGTGATGGCGGCGCGGCCGGTTTTCGCCGACAGGGCGCGCCTTGAGGCCTGGGTCGCGCAGCTGCGCGGAGCCGTGGCGGCGGGCGATCGGGCGGCCGCGGAGGCGGTCTTCGAGGCGGCGGTGCCGCATTTCCGGGACCGCAATGCCCCGCGGGCCGGTCGGGTGCCGGCGACCGGCGATGGGATCCCGGAGGCGGCGCCGTTTGCCGGCGCGACCCCGGCCATCGGCTGA
- a CDS encoding methyl-accepting chemotaxis protein yields the protein MRTGISIAAKLGFCLAALFLLIAATSGLSLSELRSVNATAAELRDVRVPTTDSLGRIGVLIMRHRVNGGRLITADTPELRAEVAAMIAKRGDQLAAQFTRYEAEPLTQAERDTYAALRRNLDAYTDLQRQAVDKAASGDVAGGLRIYNTAMSAGINAVLSEWDRLVDLNAAGAKASGTRIEETYAAANRDMLALAGLALIVALGALVMVLRGVSRPLRAISAATQRLAAGDTEAEIPGQSRRDEIGALAGSVVVFRDNLIRSRALEAETALARADAETQRRAATRAMADAFEQAVGGIVGGVSAAATELEATARSLTGSATDSAGQSGTVAAAANEAAANVNTVAAAAEELGSSVQEIGRQVSGSAELARIAVAEAADTVALVQDLSAAAAKVGDVVGLISTIAAQTNLLALNATIEAARAGEAGRGFAVVATEVKELASQTARATEEITGQITRIQASTGQAATSIDGIGRRIREIDGVAASIAAAVEQQGAATQEIVRNVAEAAAGTGAVTGTIASLAQAAEETGAAAAQVLGAASEMSRQSEHLTAEVGRFLATVRAA from the coding sequence ATGCGCACCGGTATCTCGATCGCGGCCAAGCTCGGGTTCTGCCTCGCCGCGCTGTTTCTCCTGATCGCCGCCACGAGCGGCCTCTCGCTGTCCGAGCTGCGCAGCGTCAACGCCACCGCGGCAGAGCTGCGCGACGTGCGCGTTCCCACCACAGATTCCCTCGGGCGGATCGGCGTCCTGATCATGCGCCATCGGGTCAACGGAGGGCGCCTGATCACCGCCGACACGCCGGAGCTGCGGGCCGAGGTTGCGGCCATGATCGCCAAGCGCGGCGATCAGCTCGCCGCGCAGTTCACCCGCTACGAGGCCGAGCCGCTCACACAGGCCGAGCGCGACACATACGCGGCGCTGCGTCGGAACCTGGACGCCTACACCGACCTGCAGAGGCAGGCCGTGGACAAGGCCGCGTCCGGCGACGTCGCCGGCGGCCTGCGGATCTACAACACGGCGATGTCGGCCGGCATCAACGCCGTACTCTCGGAATGGGACCGGCTGGTCGACCTGAACGCCGCCGGCGCCAAGGCGAGCGGCACGCGGATCGAGGAGACGTACGCGGCCGCCAACCGGGACATGCTGGCGCTCGCCGGCCTCGCGTTGATCGTCGCGCTGGGCGCCCTGGTGATGGTGCTGCGCGGCGTCAGCCGGCCGCTGCGGGCGATCTCCGCGGCGACGCAGCGCCTCGCCGCGGGCGACACCGAGGCCGAGATCCCGGGCCAGAGCCGCCGGGACGAGATCGGCGCGCTGGCCGGTTCCGTGGTGGTGTTCCGCGACAACCTGATCCGGAGCCGCGCCCTCGAGGCCGAGACGGCGCTCGCCCGCGCGGATGCCGAGACCCAGCGCCGGGCCGCGACCCGGGCCATGGCCGACGCCTTCGAGCAGGCGGTCGGCGGCATCGTCGGCGGCGTCTCGGCGGCCGCAACCGAGCTGGAGGCGACGGCCCGGTCCCTGACCGGCAGCGCGACCGACTCGGCCGGCCAGTCGGGCACGGTCGCGGCGGCCGCCAACGAGGCCGCCGCCAACGTCAACACCGTGGCGGCGGCGGCCGAGGAGCTGGGCTCGTCGGTCCAGGAGATCGGCCGGCAGGTCAGCGGCTCGGCGGAGCTGGCGCGGATCGCCGTCGCCGAGGCGGCCGATACGGTGGCCCTGGTGCAGGATCTGAGCGCCGCCGCCGCGAAGGTGGGCGACGTGGTCGGCCTGATCTCCACCATCGCGGCCCAGACCAACCTGCTGGCCCTGAACGCCACCATCGAGGCGGCCCGCGCCGGTGAGGCGGGACGCGGCTTCGCGGTCGTCGCCACCGAGGTCAAGGAACTGGCCAGCCAGACGGCACGGGCCACCGAAGAGATCACCGGTCAGATCACCCGGATCCAGGCCTCCACCGGGCAGGCCGCGACCTCGATCGACGGGATCGGGCGGCGTATCCGCGAGATCGACGGTGTGGCGGCCTCGATCGCCGCCGCGGTGGAGCAGCAGGGCGCCGCGACCCAGGAGATCGTCCGCAACGTGGCCGAGGCGGCGGCCGGGACCGGCGCGGTCACCGGCACCATCGCGAGCCTCGCCCAGGCTGCCGAGGAGACCGGCGCGGCCGCCGCCCAGGTGCTCGGCGCGGCCTCCGAGATGTCGCGCCAGTCCGAGCATCTGACCGCCGAGGTCGGGCGGTTCCTCGCCACGGTGCGGGCGGCGTGA
- a CDS encoding Uma2 family endonuclease, translated as MALAVKRDARMSVAEYRRWLEPRPDGERWELLDGEPVLMPPPRERHQRIVMNLAGRLDSLAEPRGCRAMPGLAILSAAMDDLAPVPDVVVRCGAPLPDGYAADPLLVAEVLSTMSLDRGRKIDFYRTVPSLAVLLIVYSDEARVEVWRRADADWSVAAPGLDAAVTLPELDGAVPVRDIYRGLTF; from the coding sequence ATGGCATTGGCCGTGAAGCGCGACGCGCGGATGAGCGTCGCCGAGTATAGGCGTTGGCTGGAGCCGCGCCCGGACGGGGAGCGTTGGGAGCTGCTCGACGGCGAGCCGGTGCTCATGCCGCCGCCGCGGGAGCGCCACCAGCGGATCGTGATGAATTTGGCGGGACGTCTCGATTCCCTGGCAGAGCCGCGGGGCTGCCGGGCCATGCCGGGCCTCGCGATCCTCAGCGCGGCGATGGATGATCTCGCTCCGGTTCCCGACGTGGTGGTCCGGTGCGGGGCGCCCCTGCCGGACGGCTATGCGGCGGATCCGCTCCTCGTCGCCGAGGTGCTCTCGACCATGAGCCTGGACCGCGGCCGCAAGATCGACTTCTACCGGACCGTGCCGAGCCTCGCGGTGCTGCTGATCGTCTATTCCGACGAGGCCCGGGTCGAGGTCTGGCGGCGCGCGGACGCGGATTGGAGCGTGGCGGCGCCCGGGCTCGACGCGGCCGTGACGCTGCCGGAGCTTGATGGCGCCGTGCCGGTGCGCGACATCTATCGCGGCCTCACCTTCTGA
- a CDS encoding M23 family metallopeptidase — protein MPLAQGRAAPWLAAGLALALLWALGASYVIVFHDDVLAGFVARQGAMRDAYEARIAELQDLIERDRRDRAGSEEGLADRVSAALERQADLERRTAALAGLDRQSPTDPAITGTLPSRADEAGAAPDDGLLLRPSEGPVRSRPDRRPLPRRSAHDAETGLVRLEAHLEGLQAAQGERLARLAVRIGDEVRRLRGTIGRTGLDLGRFEAPTPAAGIGGPLVSLDAQALDGAGFEAGLALARRALGDGERLRRLAAALPLARPIRGEAPVSSPFGTRLDPFTRGLALHTGLDLKAEYGEPARATAAGRVTTAEAAGGYGNMVEIDHGHGLATRFGHLSRIAVRPGQRVAAGDVIGFVGSTGRSTGSHLHYETRVDGEPVDPQRFLEAGATLATAQLGAD, from the coding sequence ATGCCGCTTGCACAGGGCCGGGCCGCACCCTGGCTCGCCGCCGGCCTTGCCCTCGCCCTCCTCTGGGCGCTTGGCGCCTCCTACGTGATCGTGTTCCACGACGACGTGCTCGCCGGGTTCGTGGCCCGGCAGGGCGCGATGCGGGACGCCTACGAGGCGCGCATCGCGGAACTTCAGGACCTGATCGAGCGCGACCGGCGCGACCGGGCCGGCTCCGAAGAGGGCTTGGCGGACCGGGTCTCGGCGGCGCTGGAGCGCCAGGCGGATCTCGAGCGGCGCACGGCGGCCCTCGCGGGTCTCGACCGGCAGAGTCCGACCGATCCGGCAATCACCGGCACGCTGCCGTCGCGCGCGGATGAGGCTGGCGCCGCGCCCGATGACGGGCTCCTGCTGCGGCCGTCCGAAGGTCCCGTGCGGTCGCGACCTGACCGTCGCCCCCTGCCCCGCCGAAGCGCGCACGATGCCGAGACCGGACTGGTCCGCTTGGAGGCGCATCTCGAAGGTTTGCAGGCGGCCCAGGGTGAGCGCCTCGCCCGCCTGGCCGTCCGGATCGGTGACGAGGTCCGGCGCCTGCGCGGGACGATCGGCCGTACCGGCCTCGATCTCGGGCGTTTCGAGGCGCCGACGCCGGCCGCCGGCATCGGCGGCCCGCTGGTTTCGCTCGATGCCCAGGCGCTGGACGGCGCCGGGTTCGAGGCCGGCCTCGCTCTGGCCCGACGGGCGCTCGGCGACGGCGAGCGCCTGCGCCGGCTCGCCGCCGCGCTGCCCCTGGCGAGGCCGATCCGGGGCGAGGCGCCGGTGTCGAGCCCGTTCGGCACGCGTCTCGATCCATTCACCCGCGGACTTGCCTTGCATACCGGCCTCGACCTCAAGGCGGAGTACGGCGAGCCCGCCCGCGCCACCGCCGCGGGCCGGGTGACCACCGCGGAGGCCGCGGGGGGCTACGGCAACATGGTCGAGATCGACCACGGTCACGGCCTGGCCACCCGGTTCGGCCATCTCTCCCGCATCGCCGTGCGCCCGGGCCAGCGTGTCGCGGCCGGCGACGTGATCGGCTTCGTCGGCTCGACCGGGCGGTCCACGGGGTCGCATCTGCATTACGAGACCCGCGTCGACGGCGAGCCGGTCGACCCGCAGCGCTTCCTGGAGGCTGGCGCCACGCTGGCGACGGCGCAGCTCGGGGCCGATTGA
- a CDS encoding protein meaA: MAASVAETKSDKSSRDKPWIIRTYAGHSTAAESNKLYRGNLAKGQTGLSVAFDLPTQTGYDPDHELARGEVGKVGVSIAHLGDMRTLFQDIPLAQMNTSMTINATAPWLLALYLAVAEEQGAPLAALQGTTQNDIIKEYLSRGTYVFPPAPSLRLTKDVILFTTKNVPKWNPMNVCSYHLQEAGATPVQELSYALAIAIAVLDTVRDDPEFDAASFSDVFGRISFFVNAGLRFVTEICKMRAFSELWDEIAQERYGIDDPKKRIFRYGVQVNSLGLTEQQPENNVHRILIEMLAVTLSKRARARAVQLPAWNEALGLPRPWDQQWSMRMQQILAFETDLLEYDDIFDGSHVIDAKVEALKVETRAELERIGGIGGAVAAVETGALKRALVESNARRISAIEAGEQIVVGVNKWQQGEPSPLTAGEGAIFSVSETVEMEAQNRIREWRGRRDENAVGQALDALEQAARSGANIMPPSIAAAKAGITTGEWGARLRNVFGEYRAPTGVTVETVSSGAAEEAKLLIADLGERLGETPKLVVGKPGLDGHSNGAEQIALRARDVGFDVTYDGIRQTPAEIVAKAKETGAHVVGLSILSGSHVPLVREVRAKMREAGLDHIPVVVGGIISPEDELVLKNMGVRAVYTPKDYALDQIMVGLAKVMEKSLDRRDGLSDRPREEAQVY; this comes from the coding sequence ATGGCCGCAAGCGTCGCGGAGACCAAGAGCGACAAGTCGAGCCGCGACAAGCCCTGGATCATCCGCACCTATGCGGGGCACTCGACGGCGGCGGAGTCGAACAAGCTCTATCGCGGAAACCTCGCCAAGGGCCAGACCGGCCTGTCGGTCGCCTTCGATCTGCCGACCCAGACCGGCTACGACCCCGACCACGAGCTGGCCCGCGGCGAGGTCGGCAAGGTCGGCGTCTCGATCGCCCATCTCGGCGACATGCGGACCCTGTTCCAGGACATCCCGCTCGCCCAGATGAACACCTCCATGACGATCAACGCCACGGCCCCGTGGCTGCTGGCGCTCTATCTGGCGGTGGCCGAGGAGCAGGGGGCGCCGCTCGCCGCCCTCCAGGGCACGACCCAGAACGACATCATCAAGGAATACCTGTCGCGCGGCACCTACGTGTTCCCGCCCGCGCCGTCCCTCCGGCTCACCAAGGACGTGATCCTGTTCACGACCAAGAACGTGCCGAAGTGGAACCCGATGAACGTCTGCTCCTACCACCTGCAGGAGGCGGGGGCGACGCCGGTCCAGGAACTCTCCTACGCGCTGGCCATCGCCATCGCGGTCCTCGACACCGTGCGCGACGATCCGGAATTCGACGCCGCGAGTTTTTCCGACGTCTTCGGCCGGATTTCGTTCTTCGTGAACGCGGGCCTGCGGTTCGTCACCGAGATCTGCAAGATGCGGGCGTTCTCCGAACTCTGGGACGAGATCGCCCAGGAGCGCTACGGCATCGACGACCCGAAGAAGCGCATTTTTCGGTATGGGGTGCAGGTCAATTCACTCGGCCTGACGGAGCAGCAACCGGAAAACAACGTCCACCGCATCCTGATCGAGATGCTGGCGGTGACGCTCTCCAAGCGCGCCCGCGCCCGGGCGGTGCAGCTGCCGGCCTGGAACGAGGCGCTCGGCCTGCCCCGGCCCTGGGACCAGCAATGGTCCATGCGCATGCAGCAGATCCTGGCCTTCGAGACCGACCTGCTGGAATACGACGACATCTTCGACGGCAGCCACGTGATCGACGCCAAGGTCGAGGCGCTGAAGGTCGAGACCCGGGCCGAGCTGGAGCGGATCGGCGGCATCGGCGGCGCGGTGGCGGCGGTCGAGACCGGGGCGCTCAAGCGCGCGCTGGTGGAGTCGAACGCCCGCCGGATCTCGGCGATCGAGGCCGGCGAGCAGATCGTCGTCGGCGTCAACAAGTGGCAGCAGGGCGAGCCGTCGCCGCTCACCGCCGGGGAGGGCGCGATCTTCTCCGTCTCCGAGACCGTGGAGATGGAGGCGCAGAACCGCATCCGCGAGTGGCGCGGCCGCCGCGACGAGAACGCCGTGGGCCAAGCCCTCGACGCCCTGGAACAGGCGGCACGCTCCGGCGCCAACATCATGCCGCCCTCGATCGCGGCCGCAAAGGCCGGAATCACCACCGGTGAGTGGGGCGCGCGCCTGCGAAACGTCTTCGGCGAGTATCGGGCGCCCACCGGCGTGACCGTGGAGACGGTCTCCTCCGGCGCCGCCGAGGAAGCCAAGCTCCTGATCGCCGACCTCGGCGAGCGGCTGGGCGAGACGCCGAAGCTCGTGGTCGGCAAGCCGGGCCTCGACGGCCATTCCAACGGCGCCGAGCAGATCGCGTTGCGGGCCCGGGACGTCGGCTTCGACGTGACCTACGACGGCATCCGCCAGACCCCGGCCGAGATCGTCGCGAAGGCCAAGGAGACCGGCGCCCACGTGGTCGGCCTGTCGATCCTGTCCGGTTCCCACGTGCCGCTGGTGCGGGAGGTCCGGGCCAAGATGCGCGAGGCGGGGCTCGACCATATCCCGGTGGTGGTCGGCGGCATCATCTCGCCGGAGGACGAGCTGGTCCTCAAGAACATGGGCGTGCGCGCCGTCTACACGCCGAAGGACTACGCCCTCGATCAGATCATGGTCGGGCTGGCCAAGGTGATGGAGAAGAGCCTGGATCGCCGGGACGGCCTGTCCGACAGGCCGCGCGAGGAGGCCCAGGTCTACTGA